In Micromonospora sp. WMMA1363, a genomic segment contains:
- a CDS encoding DNA topoisomerase (ATP-hydrolyzing) has protein sequence MARRKETKVDLSSFDQAGARVFDNPLVTEVADSYLEYAFSVIHSRALPDARDGLKPVHRRILWSMAESGFRPDRSHVKSARVVGDVMGRYHPHSDAAIYDALVRLAQDFSLNAPLIDGHGNFGSPDDGPAAARYTECRLSREAMQLVGELGEDTVDLEPNYDGSLTQPTVLPAAFPNLLVNGASGIAVGMATNMIPHNLGEVVSAARWLINHPDATLDKLMEFVPGPDLPTGGLLLGLDEVRRAYESGRGVVRMRGKVEIGPVEGSRGRQAITVVELPYGVGAEKIIAAITNEVTKTKRLTGIADVKDLTDRENGTRLVVECKVGVNPQALLADLYRLTPLEQSFGVNNLVLVNGQPQTLGLKALLEVFLSHRYEVVTRRSAYRKRKREERLHLVDGLLIALLDIDKVVRLIRGSEDAQAAKSGLMQRFKLSDVQATYILDTPLRRLTKYDRLELEAEQEKLRGEIAELSRILDDPKVLRKVVSGELAAVVRQFATPRRTTLVDGDLKEVLAASVPAGPLEVADDPCQVILSATGLVARTAAESEEAAEGRRRRGRVRHDAVRAVVHSTARGRVLLVTSAGRAIKVDVLPLPVLPEQSGTVSLRGGMSAAELAPLEPGEIVVGLAPLGPTAEGSPGLALGTRQGVVKVCAPEWPVRSDEFEVISLRDGDEVVGATWLTDGAESVAFITSEASLLRFPAGLVRPQGIRGGGMAGVNLTAGARVVFFGAVRTDDPTRGAPMVVTSTGATVKVTPFAAYPAKGRATAGVRVQRFLKGETDVVAAWVGPRPVGSTANGEPVELPAADPRRDGSGFAVLLGPAVVGHQVERD, from the coding sequence ATGGCACGCCGCAAGGAAACGAAGGTCGACCTCTCCTCGTTCGACCAGGCCGGCGCGCGGGTCTTCGACAACCCGCTGGTCACCGAGGTTGCCGACTCCTACCTGGAGTACGCGTTCTCGGTCATCCACTCCCGCGCGCTGCCGGACGCGCGGGACGGGCTCAAGCCGGTGCACCGCCGCATCCTCTGGTCGATGGCCGAATCCGGCTTCCGGCCGGACCGTTCGCACGTCAAGTCGGCCCGTGTCGTCGGTGACGTGATGGGTCGGTACCACCCGCACAGCGACGCGGCGATCTACGACGCGCTGGTCCGCCTGGCGCAGGACTTCTCGCTCAACGCGCCCCTCATCGACGGGCATGGAAACTTCGGAAGCCCGGACGACGGACCGGCGGCGGCGCGCTACACCGAGTGCCGGCTGTCCCGGGAGGCGATGCAGCTCGTCGGCGAGCTCGGTGAGGACACGGTCGACCTGGAGCCGAACTACGACGGCTCACTGACCCAGCCCACCGTGCTGCCGGCCGCCTTCCCGAACCTGCTGGTCAACGGCGCGTCCGGGATCGCGGTCGGGATGGCGACCAACATGATTCCGCACAACCTCGGCGAGGTGGTCTCCGCCGCCCGCTGGCTGATCAACCACCCGGACGCCACGCTGGACAAGCTCATGGAGTTCGTGCCGGGTCCCGACCTGCCCACCGGCGGGCTGCTGCTCGGCCTCGACGAGGTGCGTCGGGCGTACGAGTCCGGCCGTGGTGTGGTGCGGATGCGCGGCAAGGTGGAGATCGGCCCGGTGGAGGGCAGCCGTGGCCGGCAGGCGATCACCGTGGTCGAGCTGCCGTACGGCGTCGGCGCGGAGAAGATCATCGCCGCCATCACCAACGAGGTGACGAAGACCAAGCGGCTCACCGGCATCGCCGACGTCAAGGACCTGACCGACCGGGAGAACGGCACCCGGCTCGTCGTCGAATGCAAGGTCGGGGTCAATCCGCAGGCGCTGCTCGCCGACCTCTACCGGCTGACCCCGCTGGAGCAGTCGTTCGGCGTCAACAATCTGGTGCTGGTAAACGGGCAGCCGCAGACGCTGGGGTTGAAGGCACTGCTGGAGGTCTTCCTGTCCCACCGGTACGAGGTGGTGACCCGGCGCAGCGCGTACCGGAAGCGCAAGCGCGAGGAGCGGCTGCACCTGGTCGACGGTCTGCTGATCGCGTTGCTCGACATCGACAAGGTGGTCAGACTGATCCGGGGCAGTGAGGACGCGCAGGCCGCGAAGAGCGGCCTGATGCAGCGGTTCAAGCTGTCCGACGTCCAGGCCACGTACATCCTCGACACGCCGCTGCGCCGGCTGACGAAGTACGACCGGCTGGAGCTGGAGGCCGAGCAGGAGAAGCTGCGCGGCGAGATCGCCGAGCTGTCCCGGATCCTGGACGACCCGAAGGTGCTGCGGAAGGTCGTCTCCGGCGAGCTCGCCGCGGTGGTGAGGCAGTTCGCGACACCGCGCCGCACCACACTGGTCGACGGGGACCTCAAGGAGGTGCTGGCCGCCTCCGTACCGGCCGGCCCGCTGGAGGTCGCCGACGACCCGTGCCAGGTGATCCTGTCGGCGACCGGCCTGGTCGCGCGCACCGCGGCTGAGTCGGAGGAGGCAGCCGAGGGGCGCCGCCGGCGCGGCCGGGTCCGGCACGACGCGGTACGCGCCGTCGTCCACTCGACGGCCCGCGGCCGGGTCCTGCTGGTCACCAGCGCTGGTCGCGCGATCAAGGTGGACGTGCTGCCGTTGCCGGTGCTGCCCGAGCAGTCCGGCACCGTCTCGCTGCGCGGGGGGATGTCCGCCGCCGAGCTGGCGCCGCTGGAACCGGGGGAGATCGTGGTCGGCCTGGCCCCGCTCGGGCCGACTGCCGAGGGGTCGCCCGGGCTCGCGTTGGGAACCCGGCAGGGTGTGGTCAAGGTGTGCGCGCCGGAGTGGCCGGTGCGCTCCGACGAGTTCGAGGTGATCAGCCTGCGGGACGGTGACGAGGTGGTCGGGGCGACCTGGCTCACCGACGGTGCCGAGAGCGTCGCGTTCATCACCTCCGAGGCGTCGCTGCTGCGGTTCCCGGCCGGGCTCGTCCGTCCACAGGGGATTCGGGGTGGCGGCATGGCCGGAGTCAACCTGACGGCCGGGGCGCGGGTGGTGTTCTTCGGCGCGGTTCGCACGGACGACCCGACACGCGGCGCGCCGATGGTGGTCACCTCGACCGGTGCCACGGTGAAGGTGACGCCGTTCGCGGCGTACCCGGCGAAGGGGAGGGCGACCGCTGGAGTGCGCGTCCAACGTTTCCTCAAGGGCGAGACCGACGTGGTCGCCGCCTGGGTCGGCCCTCGGCCGGTGGGCTCGACGGCCAACGGTGAGCCGGTGGAGCTGCCCGCGGCGGATCCGCGCCGGGACGGCAGCGGCTTCGCCGTGCTGCTCGGGCCCGCGGTGGTGGGCCACCAGGTCGAACGCGACTGA